A genomic window from Quercus lobata isolate SW786 chromosome 10, ValleyOak3.0 Primary Assembly, whole genome shotgun sequence includes:
- the LOC115964757 gene encoding uncharacterized protein LOC115964757 → MALDTKSKLRFVDGSINASMAITPLEKQAWSKCKISSWILNSVSPHITASVIYKDTTFEVWNAFKNWFSQANGPRISQSQKQIFTFLNGLNDSYSQVRTQILMIEPIPLIDKTFTLVIQEERQRFLEFNNYKGNTGKGRPVCSHYGKLGYIMEKCYKLVGYSSSYKQKGKPAMANQLILPSIPMLSQLISSPPIPATKLIPSPSILTANPILPPDPIPPTS, encoded by the exons ATGGCCTTGGATACTAAAAGCAAGCTCAGATTCGTTGATGGAAGCATCAATGCTTCAATGGCAATCACTCCACTCGAGAAGCAAGCTTGGTCGAAGTGCAAGATTTCCTCTTGGATCTTGAATTCAGTTTCACCTCACATCACAGCTAGTGTTATCTACAAAGACACAACATTTGAGGTTTGGAATGCTTTCAAGAATTGGTTTTCTCAAGCCAATGGACCGAGAATTTCACAGTCTCAAAAGCAAATTTTCACT TTTCTTAATGGATTGAATGATTCCTATTCACAAGTTAGAACTCAGATCCTCATGATAGAGCCTATTCCTTTGATAGATAAGACTTTTACATTGGTGATTCAAGAAGAAAGGCAAAGATTTTTGGAATTCAAT AATTATAAAGGGAATACTGGGAAAGGAAGGCCTGTGTGTAGCCACTATGGCAAACTTGGCTACATCATGGAGAAATGCTATAAGCTAGTTGGTTATTCTTCTAGTTACAAGCAAAAAGGAAAACCTGCAATGGCTAATCAG CTAATTCTGCCATCAATCCCAATGCTCTCTCAG CTTATTTCATCTCCACCTATTCCTGCAACTAAGCTTATTCCATCTCCATCTATCCTTACAGCTAACCCTATTCTTCCACCTGATCCTATTCCTCCAACTTCTTAA